In the Paludisphaera rhizosphaerae genome, one interval contains:
- a CDS encoding TolC family protein: MTTRNGWRICAVAVLFVATHAATSERAWSQGVVGEVEQMLPQALGGATPGSQESRLGTAPGTDQGPFGVQPGRDQPLMGAGGGTAIPRVPASISAPDAGPTPRPRAIGAPEALPVPRAQLYGSLALPDEEEAAPLPGAMGLDEAINRLLAENLDLRSKSLEIPQARADVLTASLRSNPILFADSQLIPYQPYSNQRTGGPVQYDVNISHPVDFSHKRRARTEYAARVVNVVEAQYQDAVRIEINNLYTAYVDVLSAQQIARYAKASVEGFDRLIRATQLLYEKDLATRADVSQVRSQQEIAQVGLIDSDENLRRAKRTLGVMLNIPPDQAEGLEFAGSIEDRTEPPPSVDELVHMALTCRPDVVSFRMGVHAAEAGFKMAVANRYQDAYVLYQPYTFQDNSPFGTKSAHSWALGLTVPMPVYNRNQGNIERSRINIEQSKIELANIERRVQNEVVQAAREYAVTRNIVQKIRTEVIPSSEQTKNDRFALFQSGEPNTTVVSYLEAQRAYNDNVKAYLDTAVRHRRSMLNLNTVVGRRLVP, from the coding sequence GTGACGACCCGAAACGGCTGGAGAATCTGCGCAGTCGCCGTTCTGTTCGTAGCGACCCATGCCGCGACCAGCGAGCGGGCGTGGTCCCAAGGCGTGGTGGGCGAAGTCGAGCAGATGCTACCGCAAGCATTGGGAGGGGCGACCCCGGGTTCTCAGGAGTCGCGTCTCGGGACGGCTCCTGGAACGGATCAGGGGCCGTTCGGCGTCCAACCAGGCCGCGATCAACCCCTGATGGGTGCCGGCGGTGGCACGGCCATCCCGCGCGTGCCGGCCTCGATCAGTGCTCCCGACGCCGGCCCGACGCCTCGACCGAGGGCCATCGGCGCTCCCGAAGCCCTGCCGGTCCCGAGAGCCCAACTTTACGGCTCTCTCGCTCTCCCAGACGAAGAGGAGGCAGCGCCGCTCCCCGGCGCAATGGGACTCGACGAGGCGATCAACCGACTGTTGGCTGAGAACCTGGATCTGCGATCGAAGTCGCTGGAAATCCCCCAGGCTCGCGCCGACGTCCTGACAGCCAGCCTCCGGTCGAATCCCATTTTATTCGCCGACAGTCAGCTCATCCCGTATCAGCCCTATTCTAATCAACGAACCGGCGGTCCCGTCCAGTACGATGTGAACATCTCCCACCCCGTCGATTTTTCGCACAAGCGGAGAGCCCGCACCGAATACGCTGCGAGAGTCGTGAACGTCGTCGAGGCGCAGTATCAGGACGCCGTCCGGATCGAGATCAACAATCTGTACACCGCCTATGTAGACGTTCTCTCCGCCCAGCAGATCGCTCGATACGCCAAGGCAAGCGTCGAGGGATTCGATCGACTTATCAGGGCGACCCAACTTCTTTATGAGAAGGATCTCGCGACCCGGGCTGACGTCAGCCAGGTGCGCTCCCAGCAAGAGATCGCCCAGGTCGGCTTAATCGACTCCGACGAAAACCTCCGCCGAGCCAAACGGACGCTCGGGGTCATGTTGAACATCCCCCCGGATCAAGCCGAGGGGCTGGAGTTTGCAGGCTCGATCGAGGATCGTACCGAACCGCCGCCGTCTGTCGATGAGTTGGTCCATATGGCCCTCACCTGCCGGCCGGACGTCGTTTCGTTCCGCATGGGTGTGCACGCGGCAGAGGCCGGATTCAAGATGGCCGTGGCGAACCGATATCAAGACGCCTACGTCCTCTACCAGCCGTACACGTTCCAGGACAACTCGCCGTTCGGCACCAAGAGCGCACACTCCTGGGCCCTTGGGTTGACGGTGCCGATGCCCGTCTACAACCGCAATCAGGGGAACATCGAGCGGTCGCGGATCAACATCGAGCAATCCAAGATCGAGTTGGCGAACATCGAACGACGGGTTCAGAATGAAGTCGTCCAGGCGGCCCGCGAATACGCCGTCACCCGCAACATCGTCCAGAAAATCCGAACCGAGGTGATTCCGTCCTCGGAGCAAACCAAGAACGACCGCTTCGCCCTGTTCCAGAGCGGCGAACCGAATACCACCGTCGTCTCGTACCTTGAGGCGCAACGGGCCTACAATGACAACGTGAAGGCTTATCTGGACACGGCCGTGCGACATCGCCGAAGCATGCTCAACCTGAACACGGTTGTGGGTCGTCGGCTCGTTCCCTGA